The Burkholderia pyrrocinia genomic sequence AGGCAAAGGTCGTAATGCCGCCATCGCAGGCACCGGAGAAGGTGGGCGATCGAATTATCGAGGTTCATTTTTACCCCGATCGTCACGTCGAGCTGCAGTTTCCCGGCGCACTGATGGATGCGTCACGCATTCCGATGATCAATGTGTCACGTTGGATGTCGAGCCACTATCAGGCGCAGTTGAGCAAACGATACGACGAGCGTGACGATCAGCAGTTTCGCCGCATTGTCCGCGTGGTAGCGATGGCATGGTTGAAATACCGCCTCACCGATCTCGACGATCTGCAGCAGTACGCGTACTACAACCTACTCGTGAACAGCCGGTTCGATGCGCATCCTGAGGTTCAGCGCGTCCTGCAGTCAACCACCGGCAAGCCGGGGATGTTCGCGAAGTCGATGCAGTCGCTGCCGAAGCGCGTGTTGTCCGTGTTGGCAAACGACGAGTTCGAAGCGGCGGCGGTGCCGGCGATATCCGATGGCTTGCTGCCACCG encodes the following:
- a CDS encoding DUF3304 domain-containing protein, whose amino-acid sequence is MSGNCWRRAVAWRRSVLAVGLVAVAWSACGKSEPVYSGISVIAHNYLPYNLDGFTISDAYGNKAGGGNSLPGGGGGVTCCYKLQGTEFTVKWNYVDVDQWHKGNEETLHAEAKVVMPPSQAPEKVGDRIIEVHFYPDRHVELQFPGALMDASRIPMINVSRWMSSHYQAQLSKRYDERDDQQFRRIVRVVAMAWLKYRLTDLDDLQQYAYYNLLVNSRFDAHPEVQRVLQSTTGKPGMFAKSMQSLPKRVLSVLANDEFEAAAVPAISDGLLPPPHAADVEQ